From a single Anomalospiza imberbis isolate Cuckoo-Finch-1a 21T00152 chromosome 16, ASM3175350v1, whole genome shotgun sequence genomic region:
- the NSMCE1 gene encoding non-structural maintenance of chromosomes element 1 homolog isoform X1 gives MAAQMTDAHRRFLQVLMSNGITEGSDARKLHQHCCETDKVYYAQDKLDDFISTINSHLQPLFMQIRKGISEDDGRAHYAVVNLAETEVTKMASDYTEIELELFRKTMDLIILSENGFASSTDILNLADQLRIKKMKKKEAEQVLKVFVEDKWLSEKNGEYTLHTRCIIEMEQYILSNYQDVARKCNLCQSLAIQSQVCESCGIGMHLPCVRKYFRGQTEHRCPKCNEFWSCDTPVLFTGVSRMGCQDLPQSSTLGTR, from the exons ATGGCAGCTCAGATGACAGATGCACATCGACGGTTCTTGCAGGTTCTGATGTCTAATGGGATAACAGAAGGATCAGACGCCAGAAAATtacaccagcactgctgtgaaACTGATAAAG TTTACTATGCACAGGATAAACTGGATGATTTCATCAGCACTATTAATAGCCACCTGCAGCCTTTGTTTATGCAGATCCGGAAAGGAATATCAGAAGACGATGGGAGAGCACATTATGCTGTA GTGAATTTGGCAGAAACTGAAGTAACTAAAATGGCATCTGACTATACAGAAATTGAATTGGAATTGTTCAGAAAAACA ATGGACCTAATAATTTTATCAGAAAACGGCTTTGCCTCATCTACAGATATTTTAAACTTGGCTGACCAACTTAggataaagaaaatgaagaaaaaggaagcagaacAAGTGCTGAAAGTTTTTGTGGAGGATAAGTGGCTCTCTGAG AAAAATGGAGAATATACTCTGCATACTCGTTGCATAATTGAGATGGAACAGTACATTCTCAGCAACTACCAGGATGTGGCAAGGAAATGTAACCTCTGTCAGAGCCTCGCTATCCAG AGCCAAGTATGTGAATCCTGTGGAATTGGAATGCACTTACCTTGTGTCAGAAAGTACTTCAGAGGCCAGACTGAACACCGCTGTCCCAAGTGTAATGAATTCTGGTCTTGTGACACCCCAG TTCTCTTTACAGGTGTGAGTCGGATGGGCTGCCAAGACTTACCACAGAGCTCCACTCTTGGCACTAGATGA
- the NSMCE1 gene encoding non-structural maintenance of chromosomes element 1 homolog isoform X2, with protein MAAQMTDAHRRFLQVLMSNGITEGSDARKLHQHCCETDKVYYAQDKLDDFISTINSHLQPLFMQIRKGISEDDGRAHYAVVNLAETEVTKMASDYTEIELELFRKTMDLIILSENGFASSTDILNLADQLRIKKMKKKEAEQVLKVFVEDKWLSEKNGEYTLHTRCIIEMEQYILSNYQDVARKCNLCQSLAIQSQVCESCGIGMHLPCVRKYFRGQTEHRCPKCNEFWSCDTPGVSRMGCQDLPQSSTLGTR; from the exons ATGGCAGCTCAGATGACAGATGCACATCGACGGTTCTTGCAGGTTCTGATGTCTAATGGGATAACAGAAGGATCAGACGCCAGAAAATtacaccagcactgctgtgaaACTGATAAAG TTTACTATGCACAGGATAAACTGGATGATTTCATCAGCACTATTAATAGCCACCTGCAGCCTTTGTTTATGCAGATCCGGAAAGGAATATCAGAAGACGATGGGAGAGCACATTATGCTGTA GTGAATTTGGCAGAAACTGAAGTAACTAAAATGGCATCTGACTATACAGAAATTGAATTGGAATTGTTCAGAAAAACA ATGGACCTAATAATTTTATCAGAAAACGGCTTTGCCTCATCTACAGATATTTTAAACTTGGCTGACCAACTTAggataaagaaaatgaagaaaaaggaagcagaacAAGTGCTGAAAGTTTTTGTGGAGGATAAGTGGCTCTCTGAG AAAAATGGAGAATATACTCTGCATACTCGTTGCATAATTGAGATGGAACAGTACATTCTCAGCAACTACCAGGATGTGGCAAGGAAATGTAACCTCTGTCAGAGCCTCGCTATCCAG AGCCAAGTATGTGAATCCTGTGGAATTGGAATGCACTTACCTTGTGTCAGAAAGTACTTCAGAGGCCAGACTGAACACCGCTGTCCCAAGTGTAATGAATTCTGGTCTTGTGACACCCCAG GTGTGAGTCGGATGGGCTGCCAAGACTTACCACAGAGCTCCACTCTTGGCACTAGATGA